A region from the Prionailurus viverrinus isolate Anna chromosome E2, UM_Priviv_1.0, whole genome shotgun sequence genome encodes:
- the DHODH gene encoding dihydroorotate dehydrogenase (quinone), mitochondrial isoform X2, with product MAWRLLKKRAQDAVVILGGGGLLFTSYLTAMGDEHFYAEHLMPALQRLLDPESAHRLAIHFTSLGLLPRATFQDSDMLEVRVLGHKFRNPVGIAAGFDKHGEAVDGLYKMGFGFVEIGSVTPKPQEGNPRPRVFRLPEDQAVINRYGFNSHGLSVVEHRLRARQEKQARLTEGGLPLGINLGKNKTSVDAAADYVEGVRVLGPLADYLVVNVSSPNTTGLRSLQGKAELRHLLTKVLQERDALQGARKPAVLVKIAPDLTAQDKEDIASVVRELGIDGLIITNTTVSRPAGLQGALRSETGGLSGKPLRDLSTQTIREMYALTKGNRVLRESQMPLEQTIGGEDVFNKKPDLESPH from the exons aagcGGGCCCAGGATGCTGTGGTCATCCTGGGGGGCGGAGGACTTCTCTTCACTTCCTACCTGACGGCCATGGGGGATGAACATTTCTATGCTGAACACTTGATGCCAGCTCTGCAGAGGCTGCTGGACCCGGAGTCAGCCCACAGGCTGGCCATTCATTTCACCTCCCTGGGGCTCCTTCCTCGTGCCACATTTCAAGACTCTGACATGCTG GAAGTGAGAGTCCTGGGCCATAAATTCCGAAATCCAGTTGGAATTGCTGCAGGATTTGATAAGCATGGGGAAGCTGTGGATGGACTTTACAAGATGGGCTTTGGTTTTGTAGAGATCGGCAGTGTTACTCCAAAACCTCAGGAAGGAAACCCCAGACCCAGAGTCTTCCGCCTTCCAGAGGACCAAGCGGTCATTAACAG ATATGGATTTAACAGTCACGGACTCTCGGTGGTGGAACACAGGTTGCGGGCCAGACAGGAGAAGCAGGCCAGGCTCACAGAAG GGGGGCTACCACTGGGAATAAACCTGGGGAAGAATAAGACCTCCGTGGACGCTGCTGCGGACTACGTGGAGGGGGTTCGAGTCCTGGGTCCCTTGGCCGACTACCTGGTAGTGAACGTGTCCAGTCCGAACACCACTGGGCTACGGAGCCTTCAGGGAAAGGCTGAGCTGCGCCACCTGCTGACCAAG GTGCTGCAGGAGAGGGACGCCCTGCAGGGAGCGCGCAAACCGGCTGTGCTGGTGAAGATCGCACCTGACCTCACAGCCCAGGACAAGGAGGATATTGCCAGTGTGGTGAGAGAG TTGGGCATCGATGGACTGATCATCACGAACACCACAGTGAGCCGCCCTGCCGGCCTCCAGGGTGCCCTGCGCTCTGAAACAGGAGGGCTGAGTGGGAAGCCCCTCCGGGATTTATCAACTCAGACCATCCGGGAGATGTATGCACTCACCAAAG ggAACAGGGTTTTACGAGAATCACAGATGCCATTGGAGCAGACCATCGGAGGTGAGGATGTTTTCAATAAGAAGCCTGATCTGGAATCTCCCCACTAA
- the DHODH gene encoding dihydroorotate dehydrogenase (quinone), mitochondrial isoform X1, which yields MAWRLLKKRAQDAVVILGGGGLLFTSYLTAMGDEHFYAEHLMPALQRLLDPESAHRLAIHFTSLGLLPRATFQDSDMLEVRVLGHKFRNPVGIAAGFDKHGEAVDGLYKMGFGFVEIGSVTPKPQEGNPRPRVFRLPEDQAVINRYGFNSHGLSVVEHRLRARQEKQARLTEGGLPLGINLGKNKTSVDAAADYVEGVRVLGPLADYLVVNVSSPNTTGLRSLQGKAELRHLLTKVLQERDALQGARKPAVLVKIAPDLTAQDKEDIASVVRELGIDGLIITNTTVSRPAGLQGALRSETGGLSGKPLRDLSTQTIREMYALTKGRVPIIGVGGVSSGQDALEKIRAGASLVQLYTALTYRGPPVVGRVKRELEALLKEQGFTRITDAIGADHRR from the exons aagcGGGCCCAGGATGCTGTGGTCATCCTGGGGGGCGGAGGACTTCTCTTCACTTCCTACCTGACGGCCATGGGGGATGAACATTTCTATGCTGAACACTTGATGCCAGCTCTGCAGAGGCTGCTGGACCCGGAGTCAGCCCACAGGCTGGCCATTCATTTCACCTCCCTGGGGCTCCTTCCTCGTGCCACATTTCAAGACTCTGACATGCTG GAAGTGAGAGTCCTGGGCCATAAATTCCGAAATCCAGTTGGAATTGCTGCAGGATTTGATAAGCATGGGGAAGCTGTGGATGGACTTTACAAGATGGGCTTTGGTTTTGTAGAGATCGGCAGTGTTACTCCAAAACCTCAGGAAGGAAACCCCAGACCCAGAGTCTTCCGCCTTCCAGAGGACCAAGCGGTCATTAACAG ATATGGATTTAACAGTCACGGACTCTCGGTGGTGGAACACAGGTTGCGGGCCAGACAGGAGAAGCAGGCCAGGCTCACAGAAG GGGGGCTACCACTGGGAATAAACCTGGGGAAGAATAAGACCTCCGTGGACGCTGCTGCGGACTACGTGGAGGGGGTTCGAGTCCTGGGTCCCTTGGCCGACTACCTGGTAGTGAACGTGTCCAGTCCGAACACCACTGGGCTACGGAGCCTTCAGGGAAAGGCTGAGCTGCGCCACCTGCTGACCAAG GTGCTGCAGGAGAGGGACGCCCTGCAGGGAGCGCGCAAACCGGCTGTGCTGGTGAAGATCGCACCTGACCTCACAGCCCAGGACAAGGAGGATATTGCCAGTGTGGTGAGAGAG TTGGGCATCGATGGACTGATCATCACGAACACCACAGTGAGCCGCCCTGCCGGCCTCCAGGGTGCCCTGCGCTCTGAAACAGGAGGGCTGAGTGGGAAGCCCCTCCGGGATTTATCAACTCAGACCATCCGGGAGATGTATGCACTCACCAAAG GCAGAGTCCCCATCATTGGGGTTGGTGGTGTCAGCAGTGGGCAGGATGCCCTGGAGAAGATCCGGGCGGGGGCCTCCCTCGTGCAGCTGTACACAGCCCTCACCTACCGGGGGCCGCCTGTGGTGGGCAGGGTCAAGCGGGAGCTGGAGGCCCTTTTGAA ggAACAGGGTTTTACGAGAATCACAGATGCCATTGGAGCAGACCATCGGAGGTGA